A DNA window from Malus domestica chromosome 12, GDT2T_hap1 contains the following coding sequences:
- the LOC103449452 gene encoding protein TERMINAL FLOWER 1-like yields the protein MKRASEPLVVGRVIGDVLDSFTATTKMSVTYNTKLVCNGLELFPSVVTAKPRVEIQGGDMRSFFTLVMTDPDFPGPSDPYLREHLHWIVTDIPGTTDATFGREVVSYEMPKPNIGIHRFVFVLFKQNQRQSINTPSSRDHFSTRSFAAENDLGLPVAAVYFNAQRETAARRR from the exons atGAAAAGAGCCTCGGAGCCTCTGGTTGTTGGGAGAGTGATAGGAGATGTTCTTGATTCCTTCACTGCAACAACAAAAATGTCTGTCACTTACAACACCAAGCTAGTCTGCAATGGACTTGAGCTCTTTCCTTCTGTTGTCACAGCCAAACCTAGAGTTGAGATTCAAGGAGGGGATATGAGATCTTTCTTTACTTTG GTGATGACCGACCCAGATTTTCCAGGCCCTAGTGATCCTTATCTAAGGGAGCACCTGCACTG GATTGTGACAGACATTCCAGGCACCACAGATGCCACATTTG GAAGAGAGGTGGTGAGTTATGAGATGCCGAAGCCCAACATTGGCATCCACAGGTTTGTGTTTGTTCTTTTCAAGCAGAATCAAAGACAATCAATCAACACACCTTCCTCGAGGGATCACTTCAGCACTCGAAGCTTCGCGGCTGAAAATGACCTGGGTCTTCCTGTCGCTGCCGTCTACTTCAACGCGCAGAGAGAAACTGCAGCTAGAAGACGCTAG